A region of Maridesulfovibrio sp. DNA encodes the following proteins:
- a CDS encoding phage tail tape measure protein, producing the protein MEIFDVFATFGILDNISGPLGGIRQGFAQTEAAGGRLSSAMGSLTKSLLPFIAAAGIFLATLAPAVGTAANFEAAISGVGSVSGASVVEMQKLEQAALDLGASTAWSASEVASAEKSLAMAGFEVQENISALPGVLDLASAAQFDLGETANIASNILSSFSMEANQMGKVADILTTTFTTSNTTLASLSSTMANAGSVAAAAGASLADVAAMAGKLGDVGIDASVAGTGIKIMFQRLQAPTGEAAKALDSFGIATKDAAGNMLPIFDILGDLETAMDGMGTADRAAYLKKIFGDEAVGSITALMTQGISTVKAYADSLEVPGTASAVAAKQLDNLNGAVTILGSAWEGLQITIGSIFLPVLTPLVRGITGVVNIFNFLAGHPLGKALLAVSAAIAGVVVVAGLFSAAMWGASIAVGALNLSLLANPFVLAGAAIVGVIVLVNELLQDVKGFASLGDMWTEVVNAFNNIGWRTGLQLLWDSLSDGFKGFLGLLATVAISALAIFVSPFAAVVAVIGGLIAGVVAAIAWNFDKISDFFTGLGSSILSGLSAVFDGMKFMFLNFTPMGLLIKHFDEIVNYLSSIDLSECGRKLWTTFTDGLKSMISAPVEIVKSGLQAIRNMLPFSDAKTGPLSTLTLSGQRMMETLATGVGAGAGSLTDAVSSALADPAAAISSGLDAVGNFLFGAEPELAVAGGAPAPEVSPITSKQAPKTSTSSKRSSSKSGGITIQNMTVTLPNVTDAEGFKRELQKLLEKYDG; encoded by the coding sequence ATGGAAATTTTCGACGTTTTCGCCACTTTCGGCATACTGGACAATATAAGCGGCCCGCTAGGCGGCATTCGTCAGGGCTTCGCTCAGACTGAAGCCGCTGGCGGTCGCTTGTCCTCCGCCATGGGATCACTAACAAAATCCTTGCTACCTTTTATTGCCGCTGCTGGAATATTCCTAGCCACCCTTGCTCCTGCGGTCGGAACGGCCGCTAATTTTGAGGCTGCTATTTCCGGCGTGGGGTCTGTCTCCGGTGCGTCTGTTGTTGAAATGCAGAAGCTGGAGCAGGCCGCGCTTGACCTTGGAGCCTCGACAGCCTGGTCAGCTTCCGAAGTGGCCAGCGCAGAAAAGAGTCTGGCTATGGCCGGGTTCGAAGTGCAGGAAAACATATCCGCGCTTCCCGGTGTGCTCGATCTGGCCAGCGCTGCCCAATTTGATCTGGGTGAAACCGCAAATATTGCCTCTAATATTCTGTCCAGCTTCAGCATGGAAGCAAACCAGATGGGCAAGGTTGCGGACATCCTGACTACAACCTTCACCACTTCGAATACCACTCTTGCTTCCCTGTCCTCGACAATGGCCAATGCTGGTTCCGTGGCTGCTGCCGCTGGAGCCAGCTTGGCTGATGTTGCGGCCATGGCTGGTAAACTCGGTGATGTTGGTATTGATGCATCCGTTGCCGGCACAGGTATCAAAATTATGTTTCAGCGGTTGCAGGCCCCAACGGGCGAGGCTGCAAAAGCTCTTGATAGTTTCGGTATTGCCACCAAAGACGCGGCAGGAAACATGTTGCCGATATTTGACATCTTGGGCGATCTGGAAACAGCCATGGATGGAATGGGTACGGCAGACCGCGCGGCCTACCTGAAAAAGATTTTCGGTGATGAGGCTGTCGGCTCCATCACCGCTCTGATGACTCAGGGAATTAGCACAGTTAAAGCATACGCCGATAGCCTTGAAGTTCCCGGCACAGCCTCTGCCGTCGCAGCCAAGCAGCTCGACAACCTAAACGGAGCTGTAACGATTCTTGGTTCTGCATGGGAAGGGCTTCAGATAACAATCGGATCAATTTTCTTACCCGTTTTGACCCCGCTGGTGCGCGGGATCACCGGAGTAGTTAATATTTTCAATTTTCTGGCCGGGCATCCCTTGGGTAAGGCTCTTCTGGCTGTTTCTGCCGCAATCGCTGGAGTGGTTGTCGTAGCTGGTCTTTTTTCTGCTGCCATGTGGGGAGCCTCCATAGCGGTCGGCGCACTTAATCTTTCCTTACTGGCTAACCCCTTCGTGCTTGCTGGCGCGGCTATTGTAGGTGTCATCGTTCTGGTCAACGAATTGCTTCAAGACGTTAAGGGGTTTGCCTCCCTCGGTGATATGTGGACTGAGGTTGTAAACGCTTTCAATAACATTGGTTGGCGTACCGGACTACAATTGCTTTGGGACAGTCTTTCTGATGGCTTCAAAGGTTTTCTCGGACTTCTGGCAACTGTGGCTATTTCAGCTTTAGCAATATTTGTCAGTCCTTTTGCCGCAGTTGTTGCAGTTATCGGCGGCCTTATCGCTGGTGTTGTGGCTGCAATAGCTTGGAATTTTGACAAGATAAGCGATTTTTTCACTGGTCTGGGCAGCAGCATCCTTTCAGGCTTATCGGCTGTTTTTGATGGCATGAAGTTTATGTTTCTCAACTTCACGCCCATGGGCCTATTGATCAAACACTTTGACGAGATCGTAAACTATCTGTCATCCATTGACCTCTCCGAGTGCGGCCGCAAACTCTGGACCACATTTACCGATGGCTTGAAGTCCATGATTTCCGCCCCGGTAGAAATTGTTAAATCCGGTCTACAGGCCATCCGCAACATGTTGCCGTTCTCCGATGCCAAGACCGGACCGCTGTCTACTCTCACACTCTCCGGGCAGCGCATGATGGAAACTCTGGCCACCGGAGTCGGAGCCGGTGCCGGATCATTGACCGATGCAGTATCTAGCGCTCTTGCTGATCCTGCTGCCGCTATCAGCTCCGGCCTTGATGCCGTGGGTAATTTCCTTTTCGGTGCAGAGCCTGAATTAGCTGTTGCCGGTGGCGCTCCTGCGCCGGAAGTTTCTCCGATCACTTCCAAACAAGCTCCGAAGACTTCCACCAGCTCAAAGCGCAGTTCGTCCAAGTCCGGCGGGATCACGATTCAAAACATGACCGTAACTCTGCCTAATGTGACTGACGCAGAAGGTTTTAAGCGTGAGCTGCAAAAGCTTTTGGAGAAGTACGATGGCTAA
- a CDS encoding bacteriophage T4 gp5 trimerisation domain-containing protein — MSTDVLSLLKRVVELAMPNLRAYYRITRKAKVVATYASDGKYWADVQPLRNDDSVDENEPVIPKVEIPIMWAGPLRGVVCPPLPGTYCDITYYDGDPDYPRISNFRWHVSQAPECEVDAFIIQQTPGVHIKIDAESNIIHFTPANRISEIGSDRTSKIGDNQVENVGKNNTRLVGDDETITVSQNKTENVEQHRVSNITGDDETNAANWTVEVSGTALVKAEHIKMQAEQITRQGNETTTGTDGEIGTSKERTHRTHEGSYTLNGNQHIEGDLHVTGNIYAGSRTGSTV, encoded by the coding sequence ATGAGTACTGATGTGCTGTCACTCTTGAAGCGCGTTGTTGAATTGGCCATGCCGAATTTGCGCGCATACTACCGCATCACCCGCAAGGCCAAGGTTGTGGCCACATATGCGAGTGACGGTAAATACTGGGCAGACGTGCAGCCGCTTCGCAATGACGATTCTGTAGACGAAAACGAGCCAGTTATACCAAAAGTAGAGATCCCGATAATGTGGGCCGGTCCCCTGCGCGGGGTGGTTTGTCCGCCGCTGCCCGGCACGTACTGCGACATTACCTATTATGACGGCGATCCGGATTACCCGCGTATTTCAAATTTCCGCTGGCACGTATCCCAAGCGCCTGAGTGCGAAGTGGATGCATTTATCATTCAGCAGACTCCCGGCGTACATATCAAAATTGATGCTGAGAGCAATATTATCCACTTCACCCCGGCCAACAGGATCAGCGAGATCGGCAGCGATCGCACCAGCAAAATCGGGGACAACCAAGTTGAGAATGTCGGCAAAAACAACACGCGCTTGGTTGGTGACGATGAGACTATCACCGTCAGCCAGAACAAGACCGAAAACGTTGAACAACATCGTGTTTCCAACATAACCGGCGATGATGAAACTAACGCTGCAAACTGGACAGTCGAGGTAAGCGGGACAGCTCTGGTAAAGGCCGAACACATCAAAATGCAGGCTGAGCAAATTACCCGTCAGGGCAATGAAACCACAACCGGCACTGATGGAGAGATCGGCACATCTAAAGAACGCACCCATCGCACTCACGAAGGCAGCTACACTTTAAACGGCAACCAACACATTGAAGGTGATCTTCATGTCACCGGCAACATTTACGCCGGAAGCAGAACAGGGAGCACAGTATGA
- a CDS encoding baseplate assembly protein encodes MIADVYGQDIKLDADLQAVVAANGELVLTDGPDTGVQDIKLALFTYLKTLFYDIEHGSTILDWIKDESTSETRSAFCVEVKRCIHTDPRVVPMSAKCQITSWDHTGIIAAASWRFIDVTHPFNLVFEVGADGRIEEVKADVNPR; translated from the coding sequence ATGATTGCTGATGTTTATGGTCAGGACATAAAGCTTGATGCTGATCTGCAAGCCGTAGTTGCTGCCAATGGCGAATTGGTTCTCACTGACGGACCGGATACCGGAGTGCAGGATATTAAGCTGGCCCTGTTTACGTATTTGAAAACGCTCTTTTACGACATCGAGCACGGCAGCACCATCCTTGACTGGATTAAAGACGAATCTACCAGCGAGACTCGCAGCGCGTTCTGTGTTGAGGTTAAGCGCTGCATCCATACTGATCCGCGCGTGGTTCCCATGTCTGCCAAATGCCAAATTACCAGCTGGGATCACACTGGAATTATCGCCGCTGCGAGCTGGCGTTTTATTGACGTAACCCATCCGTTCAACCTTGTTTTTGAAGTTGGCGCGGACGGACGAATTGAAGAGGTGAAGGCTGATGTCAATCCCCGTTAA
- a CDS encoding baseplate J/gp47 family protein: MSIPVKKSLADVREMIFQRIEEVQDEYAAKGWLPNRLNLNKGVIRGLIEVFAFSLYQLYVLLSVILANAFPKTATGDWSDLHANQVELTRKGATKVSGSVIFSGEESGNIKIPAGRIIKTSPDGTGAVYRFITTEDAIMPDGQTSVTVPVEAEEYGRGANAAPGQINEISTSIPKVTAVTNGSDWMASEGADEETDSQLGTRYVLRWLEKNGCTKYAYESWAMSVPGVIAVTVLDQHPRGQGTVDVVVKGSNGIPTDELLNKVRMAIAENFPVNDDWIAKGPTAIGVAIRAELVIVSGSPDAIIAEVENRVRALFTDPTTVSGISPLQIGEDLTMDRLVSTIMAVPGVKSITWEAPIADTLVAADALAVLQNLAFTTKWAEAA, from the coding sequence ATGTCAATCCCCGTTAAAAAGTCACTCGCAGATGTCCGCGAAATGATTTTTCAGCGCATTGAGGAAGTGCAGGACGAGTACGCCGCTAAAGGTTGGCTACCTAACCGTCTGAACCTGAATAAAGGCGTCATCCGTGGCTTGATAGAAGTCTTCGCTTTCAGTCTTTACCAGCTGTATGTGCTGCTGAGTGTTATTCTGGCTAATGCATTCCCCAAGACTGCGACCGGCGATTGGTCCGATCTGCATGCCAATCAGGTGGAGTTGACCCGCAAAGGTGCAACCAAGGTCAGTGGGAGTGTTATTTTTAGCGGTGAGGAGTCCGGCAATATCAAAATACCTGCTGGCAGAATTATTAAGACCTCACCGGACGGTACCGGAGCTGTTTACCGCTTCATCACCACTGAGGATGCAATTATGCCTGATGGCCAGACCAGCGTGACCGTGCCGGTGGAAGCTGAAGAGTATGGACGTGGGGCTAATGCCGCGCCTGGTCAGATTAATGAAATTTCTACCTCCATCCCCAAAGTTACGGCAGTTACTAATGGTTCGGATTGGATGGCCAGCGAAGGAGCAGACGAGGAAACCGACTCCCAGCTCGGAACTCGTTATGTACTTCGCTGGCTCGAAAAGAACGGCTGCACCAAATACGCCTACGAAAGCTGGGCCATGTCAGTTCCCGGTGTAATTGCGGTAACGGTCCTCGACCAGCACCCACGCGGTCAAGGCACTGTGGACGTTGTTGTTAAAGGCTCCAATGGTATTCCCACTGACGAACTTCTTAATAAAGTTCGCATGGCCATAGCTGAAAATTTCCCGGTCAATGATGACTGGATTGCCAAAGGCCCGACCGCAATCGGCGTCGCGATCCGCGCGGAGCTGGTCATCGTCTCCGGTTCCCCGGATGCAATCATTGCCGAGGTAGAAAACAGGGTTCGCGCTCTTTTTACCGACCCCACAACCGTGTCAGGCATAAGCCCGCTTCAGATCGGCGAAGACCTGACCATGGACCGCCTCGTGTCTACCATCATGGCCGTGCCGGGCGTGAAATCCATAACTTGGGAAGCTCCGATCGCTGACACACTGGTTGCTGCTGACGCGCTGGCCGTGCTTCAGAACCTAGCATTCACTACTAAATGGGCAGAGGCTGCATAA